A section of the Candidatus Tectomicrobia bacterium genome encodes:
- a CDS encoding purine-binding chemotaxis protein CheW — protein sequence MVSQVADSLIRLVAFLIDGNRYGLPLERVDRVLPLVAVSPLPKAPASAMGVINLHGQVVPVLDVRRRFGFPPRGYGLSTHLVIARSTRRVLALPVDEALGVVEANADAVKPPDSILPGIGHVAGVVALPDGLLLIHDLDAFFSLEEERQLTEALEGEKT from the coding sequence ATGGTTTCCCAAGTTGCCGATTCTCTCATCCGGCTGGTCGCCTTTCTCATCGACGGGAATCGTTACGGTCTCCCCTTGGAGCGGGTCGATCGCGTTCTCCCGCTCGTTGCGGTCTCTCCCCTTCCCAAGGCCCCTGCCTCGGCCATGGGGGTCATCAACCTTCACGGGCAGGTCGTGCCTGTCTTGGATGTCCGGCGGCGCTTCGGCTTCCCGCCCCGCGGCTACGGCCTGTCGACGCACTTGGTGATTGCGCGTTCCACCCGCCGGGTACTGGCGTTGCCCGTGGATGAAGCGCTCGGCGTGGTGGAGGCGAATGCCGACGCTGTCAAACCTCCGGACTCCATCCTCCCCGGGATTGGCCACGTCGCGGGGGTCGTTGCCCTGCCGGACGGTCTTCTTCTCATTCACGACCTGGACGCTTTTTTCTCCCTGGAGGAAGAGCGGCAGCTGACCGAGGCTCTCGAAGGGGAGAAGACGTGA